The following proteins are encoded in a genomic region of Aquifex aeolicus VF5:
- the dnaK gene encoding molecular chaperone DnaK, translating into MAEKKEKIIGIDLGTTNSVVSVMMGDEAVVIQNQEGSRLTPSVVSWTKEKEILVGEPAKRRAILDPENTVYESKRFIGRKFEEVKEEAKRVSYKVVPDEKGDAAFDIPNAGKLVRPEEVGAHVLRKLKEAAEAFLGEPVKKAVITVPAYFNERQRQATKDAGKIAGLEVVRILNEPTAAAMAYGLHKKDNVRILVYDFGGGTFDVSILEGGEGVIEVKVTAGDTHLGGANIDERIMDWLIEEFKKETGIDLRKDRTALQRLKEASEQAKKELSFKMETEINLPFITIDPNTNQPLHLQKKLTRARLEEMIKDIVDRTIDIVKQALEDAKLKPSDIDEVVLVGGSTRIPLVQQRIKEFFGKEPHKGLNPDEVVAMGAAIQAGVLAGEVKEIVLVDVTPLSLGVETYGGVMTVLIPRNTPIPVRKCEIFTTAHDYQTEVEIHVLQGERPLAKDNKSLAKFYLTGIPPAPRGVPKIEVCFDIDADGILHVTAKDLGTGKEQSVRVEISSGLTPEEIERIIKEAEEHAEEDRKKKELIEAKNQLDHLVYQLEKALKEAGDKVPADVKSEAEKVIEEAKKTIETATEIEQVKQVTEKVLQVSSKMGTTLYGEAGKQAGGGEKKDEGGEGEVEAKPVD; encoded by the coding sequence ATGGCTGAAAAGAAGGAAAAAATAATTGGGATAGACCTTGGAACTACGAACTCCGTTGTTTCTGTAATGATGGGGGATGAAGCGGTAGTAATCCAAAACCAAGAAGGTTCAAGGTTAACCCCCTCAGTAGTTTCCTGGACCAAGGAAAAGGAAATTCTGGTAGGAGAACCCGCAAAGAGAAGGGCGATACTGGATCCTGAAAACACCGTATACGAAAGTAAAAGGTTCATAGGTAGGAAGTTTGAAGAAGTAAAGGAAGAGGCAAAGAGAGTATCTTACAAGGTAGTTCCCGATGAAAAGGGAGACGCCGCCTTTGACATACCGAACGCCGGAAAGCTCGTGAGGCCTGAGGAAGTAGGAGCACACGTTCTCAGGAAGTTAAAGGAAGCTGCAGAAGCGTTCCTCGGAGAACCCGTCAAGAAAGCGGTGATAACCGTTCCCGCATACTTCAACGAAAGACAGAGGCAGGCGACAAAGGACGCGGGTAAGATAGCGGGACTTGAAGTTGTAAGGATACTGAACGAACCCACCGCCGCGGCAATGGCTTACGGACTCCACAAGAAGGACAACGTAAGGATACTCGTTTACGACTTCGGAGGAGGAACCTTTGATGTTTCCATACTGGAAGGCGGTGAGGGCGTAATAGAGGTAAAGGTAACGGCGGGAGACACGCACCTTGGCGGTGCAAACATAGACGAGAGGATAATGGACTGGTTAATTGAAGAGTTCAAGAAGGAAACGGGAATAGACCTGAGAAAGGACAGAACCGCACTCCAGAGACTCAAGGAAGCTTCCGAACAGGCCAAAAAAGAACTCTCCTTCAAGATGGAAACGGAAATTAACCTGCCGTTCATAACCATAGACCCCAACACTAACCAGCCCCTCCACCTCCAGAAGAAGCTCACCAGAGCAAGACTTGAAGAAATGATTAAAGACATCGTTGACAGAACCATAGACATAGTTAAACAGGCACTAGAAGACGCCAAACTAAAGCCCTCCGACATAGACGAAGTGGTTCTTGTAGGCGGTTCAACGAGGATACCTTTAGTTCAGCAAAGGATTAAGGAGTTCTTCGGAAAAGAGCCCCACAAGGGACTGAACCCCGACGAAGTTGTAGCGATGGGTGCGGCAATTCAGGCAGGTGTTCTCGCAGGAGAAGTCAAGGAAATCGTTCTCGTTGACGTAACACCCCTGTCTCTCGGAGTTGAAACCTACGGAGGGGTAATGACTGTTCTCATTCCCAGAAACACCCCGATACCCGTCAGAAAGTGTGAAATCTTCACAACCGCCCACGACTATCAAACGGAAGTTGAAATACACGTCCTTCAGGGTGAAAGACCTCTCGCTAAGGACAACAAGTCCCTCGCTAAATTCTACCTGACGGGAATACCTCCGGCACCTAGAGGAGTGCCCAAGATAGAAGTTTGCTTTGACATAGACGCGGACGGTATACTCCACGTTACCGCAAAGGACCTCGGAACGGGTAAAGAGCAGTCCGTAAGGGTAGAAATATCCTCCGGACTAACGCCCGAAGAAATTGAAAGGATTATCAAGGAAGCTGAAGAGCACGCCGAAGAAGACAGGAAGAAGAAAGAACTCATTGAAGCTAAGAACCAGCTTGACCACCTCGTTTACCAGCTTGAAAAGGCACTAAAAGAAGCGGGAGACAAAGTACCCGCAGACGTAAAGAGCGAAGCGGAAAAGGTTATAGAAGAAGCTAAGAAAACCATAGAAACCGCAACGGAAATTGAACAGGTAAAACAAGTTACGGAAAAGGTTCTCCAGGTTTCCTCAAAGATGGGAACCACACTCTACGGTGAAGCCGGAAAACAAGCGGGCGGAGGAGAAAAGAAGGACGAAGGTGGAGAGGGAGAAGTAGAAGCCAAACCCGTTGATTAA